A single uncultured Acetobacterium sp. DNA region contains:
- a CDS encoding MmcQ/YjbR family DNA-binding protein → MKSCEKWDQLIEQTALALPGATRDYQPEWDAVRYFVGELMFAMRGENKNGDSLLTLKLPVGDGEILRSRYPDIIPGYYMNKQHWNSILLDGDVPEPVLIDCIQLAYQTVFMKLTKKKQREITESRR, encoded by the coding sequence ATGAAATCGTGTGAAAAATGGGATCAGCTGATTGAACAAACAGCTTTGGCGCTGCCGGGAGCAACCCGGGACTACCAGCCGGAATGGGATGCCGTGCGATATTTTGTCGGCGAGTTGATGTTTGCCATGCGCGGTGAGAATAAGAACGGTGACTCACTGTTGACCCTCAAGCTGCCGGTCGGCGATGGTGAAATTCTCCGCTCCCGTTATCCGGATATTATTCCCGGCTATTATATGAATAAACAACATTGGAATTCGATTCTGCTTGACGGTGATGTCCCGGAACCGGTTTTGATCGACTGCATCCAACTGGCATATCAGACCGTTTTTATGAAACTGACGAAAAAGAAACAGCGGGAAATTACGGAAAGTCGGCGTTAG